The window ACAAACCGGCCTACGCCTGCCTCGCGACGCGCGTCCCCACGGGACGGCCCATCGAAAGAGAGCTGCTGCAGCGTGTGGAGGGGGCGGAGAGCGAACTGTTCGCCCTCGGCTTCACAGACTTCCGCGTGCGCCTCTTTCACGAGGCGGCGCGTATCCAGCTCCCCGCCGCTCAGATGGCGGCGGCGCTGGAAAGGCGCGGGGATATTCTCGCGAGGCTGAAAAAGTATTTTGATACCATTCTTCTTGATATGGAGACGAGATAAAAATGGAGAAAAAAGAGCTCAGAGAATTGCTTGAAAGGCTCTCCTCCGGCGCGGCGAGCGTCGACGAGGTGATGATGAAACTTAAGGGCGGCCCCTTCCGCGATCTTGGTTTCGCGAAGCTCGACAGCCACCGCGCGCTGCGTCAGGGTGTGGCGGAGGTAATCTACGGCGCGGGAAAGACGCCGCGGCAGATCGCCGACATCGCCGCCGCGATGCTTGAAGAGGGACAGCGGACCGTGCTCATCACGCGGATGAGCGCCGAGGCCGCCGCCGTCGTCGAAAAAGCGGTGCCGCTCGCCTATCACGAAATGGGGCGCGTCGGCATCGCGGGCGAGATGCCGGAGCCGGACGGACGCGGCAAAATAGTGATCGCCACCGGCGGCACCAGCGACATGCCCGTCGCCGAAGAGGCGGCGCTCACGGCGGAGGCGCTCGGGAACGAGGTGACGCGCCTCTACGACGTCGGCGTCGCGGGGCTGCACCGCCTGCTCTCACACACCGACGACGTGATGACGGCCTCCGCCATCGTCGCGATCGCGGGTATGGAGGGGGCGCTCGCCTCCGTCATCGGCGGCCTCGCCGACTGTCCCGTCATCGCCGTACCGACGAGTATCGGCTACGGGGCCTCATTCGGCGGCCTCTCGGCGCTGCTCTCGATGCTCAATTCCTGCGCCAGCGGCGTCAGCGTCGTCAACATAGACAACGGTTTCGGAGCGGCCTATCTTGCCAGCATGATAAACCACATAGGAGTGAAATAAAATGAAGACCTTATACCTTGACTGCAGCATGGGAGCCGCGGGCGACATGCTGACGGCGGCGCTGCTGGAGCTCCATCCGGACCCCGCCGCCTTCCTTGAGAAGATGAACGGGCTCGCGCTTCCGGGCGTGGCGGTAACCGCCGCCCCCTGCGTCAAATGCGGCATCACGGGAACGCACGTCTCCGTCGCCGTAAACGGCGAAGAGGAGGAGAGCGTGGAGGCGGGGACGCCTCATGGCCATGAACACCGCCATTGCCACGAAGAGGCGCATGGGCACGAACATACCCACAGCCATCCCCACCCGCACGAACACGGGCACGGACATGGGCACGGAGAGGCGCATCACAGTCACGAGGGCCACAGCCACGCCGGGATGCGCGAAATAGAGCACATCCTCTCGCACCTCGACCTGCCGGAAAAGGTACGCGCCGACGCGCTCGCCGTCTACGCGCTGATCGCGGAGGCGGAGGCGAAGGTACACGGCAGGCCGGTCTCCGAGGTCCATTTCCATGAGGTGGGGGCGATGGACGCCGCCGCCGACATCACCGGCGTCTGCCTGCTGCTGCACGAACTCGCGCCGGAGCGGATAATCGCCTCTCCCGTCCACGTCGGAAGCGGACACGTCCACTGCGCGCACGGCGTGCTTCCCGTCCCCGCGCCAGCGGCGGCGGAGATACTGCGCGGCGTCCCCATCTACGGCGGCGCGGTGCGCGGCGAGCTCTGCACCCCCACGGGGGCGGCGCTGCTCAAATATTTTGCCGATGACTTCGCGCCGCTGCCGGTGATAAAGGTCTCGAAAATCGGCTACGGCATGGGCAAAAAAGACTTCGCCTGGGCAAACTGCGTGCGGGCGATGATCGGAGAGGCGGAAATATAACAAAAAAATTCGCTCCGCGTCTCTCATTCCACGGAGGCGGAGCGGTGGTTTAATAAAAAGAGAGACCGGCGGGGCTGTACGCTTCCGCCGGTCTCTCTTTATGAGGTGAGTTCCCAATCTATACCAAAAAGTCGGTGACAAGGCCGGTGAGGGCCGCGAATACCATTATAAAAAGCAGATACAGGAGGAAATTTCTCATGCCGAGCACGATCTTGAGCGCGCCGAGGTTCGTCACCTTCGTAGCGGGGCCGGTTATCATGAAGGCCGCCGCCGCGCCGAGCCCCATGCCGCTCTGCATCCATTCCGCCAGCAGCGGGATGGTGCCGCCGCCGCAGGCGTAAAGCGGGACGCCCGCCGTCGCCGCCACAAGGACGCCGAAGCCGCTGTCGCCGCCGAAGAGCCACGCGACTGCGGTCGGAGGGACGAGGCGCATAAACAGCGCCGCGAGAAAAATACCCGCGAGGAAATAGGGGCCGGTGGCCTTGATATTCCGCAGGATATTTTTCAAAAGGCGCATTGCCATATGGGGGTCTGTATCACGGTTCTCCGCCTCCTGGAGGCCGGAGAAGCTGAAAAAATTCCCGCCGCGGGACAGATATCTCACACAGAGCCCCGCCGCCGCGCCGCAGAGGAAGGCGGAGAGCGTCCTGACGGCGAGCGCCCCTTTACCGAGCGCCGCGCTGTAGATCATCAGCTGCGGGTTGAGCAGGATAGAGCTCATCATGAAGGCCGCGAGCCAGTCGTCCTTCAGCCCCTTCTCCGATAGCGAGGCGGCGATCGGTATGGTCCCGTACATGCAGAGCGGCGAGACGATGCCGAGAATGCTTGCCGGTATCACGCCGAAGGCTCCGAAACGCGCGCCCTGCATCGCGCCGAGCAGCCCGTGTATCCGCTCTTTCGCGAAGACCGAAATCAGCGAACCGAGAAGAATGCCGAACGCCCAGAAGGGGGCGATCTCCTTAAAGAGCGTTGCAAAATAATAACTGAAATAGATAATTTCCTGCTTCATGCCCCTGTCCGTCCCCTCTGCCTCGCACGGATTCCCGTTCTGCGGCCATGTTACACGTTAGAGTCTTCTCTAAGTCAAACGGCGGCTGCCTGCGCGCGGGGTAAACGTATCAAGAATGGAGATAGACAAGAAATTACGGTTTATTTAGCTTTTGACTTTGCCCTTAAAGGCGCCCTCTCAGAGGGAGCTGGCTCGGCGATGTTTTTCGCCGAGACTGAGGGAGAGTTGCCCTTATGTTCTCCCGCGCCATACAGAGCAACACTCCTTCCGTCAGCCGCCAAAAACAGGCGGCCGACACCTCTGATGTAACTACCAGCCGAATCGCACAAATCAGAAGAACTCTGATTTGGCTCCCTGGCCGCCTCAGAGAGGGAGGCTGTAAGGGCAAAGTCAAAAGCTAAACTGTTATTTCTCTTCCGGCCAGATTTGCCTTCCCTTGGTCTTTCATCGATGCGCTTGCCCTGTTCCTGCGCGGTTGTTGAGGCGGTCGTCGGCCCTGGCCGGACAGAAGGGCATGATCTCTATTTTTTTCTTGGCTTTGCCTCTATTATTCCATGTAGCTTAAGAGGCCGTGAGCGGCGGAGAGGCGTCTTTACGCTCTGTTCTTATGGGACAGACGCCGCTCCGTCCTGCCGCGGCCTTCTCAGACGGCGCGGTCTTCCTCCGCGCCCTCCGGCTGGCGCCAGCGTTTAACGGTACTCTCCGTCTCCGGCAGCAGCAGGCTGTCATAATGTTCGAGCTGGTAATCGGCCTGTTTGAGACAGCTGCAGAGACGGTCGATCTTCGTCATGAGGCTGCGGCGCGTCTCCAGCAGGATGACCTTACGCTCCTGCCTGGTGCCGCTGCCGAGCATCGCCAGCTTCACGTAATTCAGGATCGCCTCAAGCGGCATGCCGATCTCCTTAAACTGCTGGATGAAATTTATCCATTCGATCGTCTCGCCGCCGTAGGCGCGCAGTCCGCTCTCCGTTCTAGGTACCGGCGGTATGAGCCCTATGCGCTCGTAATACCTGAGGGTGTCCGCCGAAAGCCCGGTTCTCTCCGCCGCTTCGCTGATTGTCATTTTTCTCCTCTCCTTTTGACCGTTTCGCGCGCGCTATCTTTGCGCGCCCTCTTTTTTAATCTCTCTTATCAAATAATCCAGGGAATCCAGCGCCCGCTGTCTGGCGTGAATATCCTCCAGCAGGCGGCAGCGCTGCCGTTTCAAAATCCTGACGCGTTCGCCGCAGTTTCCCTCCTCGTCGAGAAGCACAGGGTTTTGTTCCAGTGTCGTTGTTTCGAGCCCCGCGTTGAGCAGGGAGTGGATCATGCCGAGACGCCGCAGTTCGCCCTCTCCGTAATCGGGGCTGCCGTCCTCATCTTTCCCGCAATTCAGCAGTCCGCCCCGCTCGTAGGCCTGCAGCCTTTCCTTATCTATATGAAAGGAGCGGCAAACTTCGTCGATAGTCATCCAAACCCTTCTTTGACGATAAAAAATAGTGTAAACGCCGCGGCTTGGAAAAATTTCCTGTCCTTCCCGGCTGCGTTTACACTATAAATTTTTATCGCGTGTATGTCTAATGCTTATGTTTTATGGCTTAATCATGCCTGAAAGGCATTTAAAATGGCGTCTGCATATGGCCGCAGAGGCAGATCAGGCGAGAGTCTTTTTGATGTGTTCGATAAACTTGGCCGCCGCGAGGCTGAATGGCTGCCCGCGTTTCCAGGCCAGCACGGAGGTTGCCCGCAGCTCGGGAAAGAGCGGCAGGCAGACGAGCCTGCTCCGGTCAAGATAGGGGCGTCCGCCCTCGATAGTGACGGAGCGGCCGATGCCCTTTTCCACCATTATCGAGGCGTTGGTGCTCATGCTGCTTGTCACGACGATATTTCTCCTGTCGAACGAGGGGCCGAACCAGTTGAAAAGTTCGCTCTGCACGTTTCCCCTCATCGGAAAGATGAGCGGGGCGTCCAAAAGATCTTCGCGGCGCACATATTCTTGTGACGCGAGAGGGTCGTCGGGCCGCATGATTACCGCCCACCGCTCCTTTACCTTCAGGCGGACGAACTCATACTTTTCAATATCTATCGGCTCCAGCAGCAGGCCGATATCCGTAAGCCCCCTGTCCATGCGCTCCTTTGTGAGGTCGGCGCTCGCGGTGAGGAGCTCATAGCGCATCAGAGGATACCTGATTTTTGCCGATTTTATCAGCTCCGCCAGTGTCTGTACCGACGCCAGTTCGCCCGCGCCGATGGTTACGGTGCCGTCGACGAGCTCGTCCTGTTCGAGAAGCTCCCTCTCCGTCTTGTCGATGAGATCGACAATCTCTTCCGCGCGGCGGCGCAGCAGCATCCCCTCGTTTGTCAGCACGATCCTGCGCGTGCCGCGGTGGAAGAGCCTGACGCCGACCTCCTCCTCAAACTGGGCCAGCTGGCGTGAGAGCGTAGGCTGTGTGATATGCAGCATCTCCGCCGCCTTTGTGATACTTTCCTCCCTGACTACGGTCAGGAAATACCGCAGAACTCTGACCTCCACCATCCGCACCCCCGTATCTATTTCGTTCTATTGCCCTGTTCTAAGCTGTTTATGTATTATAACAAAGAGCCCGATTCTCTCTTTAGCTTTTGCGGCAGGGAAAAGCGGGGATTGCGCGACTTCGCCGTGGGAAGTTTTGCACGCACGCTTGACTTGGAGTTCACTTCAACATGTATCCTGATCTGCAATGACGTCGTCGGTTCTACTCTTGGCCCGACATCCAGAAAACTATTGAAGGAGATGTGGAATATAGTGAAAAAATTACTTGCGCTTCTCTGTGCCGCAGCGTTTCTGGCTGCCACACCGGGAGCGGAGGCCTCTCCACGGCGGATAAGGTTGATCTTCGCGGGAAGAGAGGCTATCGTCGAACTTTATGACAATGCGGCGGCGGCCAGCCTTGTTAAGATGTTGCCGCTGACGCTTGATTTTGAGGATTACGGAGGTAAGGAGAGGATTGCCTACCCGCCTGAAAAGCTGTCTGCCGAAGGGATGCCGGACAGTTACGCGCCAAAGGCGGGCGAGATGACGGTCTATGCGCCGTGGGGCAACATCGCGATATTTTACAAAGACCACCACAGCTCCGGCGGCCTTGTGCCGGTAGGGCGATTTGTATCCGGGGCGGAGGCGATCACGGTGATGGGAGAGGGGGTGCGCGTCGAAGAGATACGATGAGCATAGCTTCACGATAAAATTGAGTTGGACCGCTGATGTTTACGGGCTGCCGGCTCTAAAATGATTTCAATATCTTGTTGGACTATCAGCCTGTGGCACACTCAAATACCTATCCTTCCGGCATTGGTTTCAATAATGGCTGGGCAAGTATTTCAATCAGGAGGCAATATAATGAAGAATGCAAAAATGCAAAAATTTTTTATGATCGCTGCGGTGGCGGTTCTATTTCTCTCCTTCTCCATAGAGGGCGCGTCTGCGGCGGAAAATGCGGCGAAGCAGAATATCATTCGTGTAGGCGCATATCCGTCGGCGGAGGGCGGCGCGGAGATATTTACCGGCAGGGTACGTATAGACAATCTCTTTCCTGCCCAGTCTCCTGCGAAGTTTTCCGGAGCCTACGTAACTTTTGAGCCCGGAGCGCGTTCAAACTGGCACACCCACACGGTTGGGCAAACGCTTGTCGTCACCTCCGGTATCGGGCTGACACAGGAATGGGGCGGTCCGATCGTTGAGGTACATCCGGGCGACGTTATACAGTGTCCCGTGGGAGTAAAACACTGGCACGGCGCGGCACCTAAAACCTCAATGACGCATCTGTCGGTTTGCGAAGAACGGGACGGAAAGGTCGTCAATTGGATGGAGAAGGTCACCGACGAGCAGTACCGGCAATATAAAGGCAAAAATTAAGAGCTGCCGCTGATTGATGTGAAATGTGCCCCTCTCCGCGGTCTGCGCAGAGAGGGGCTTTATTGCAGTCTGAGCTGCGTTAAATCTTATCATTTTATTTGCGTCTACTTTCGTGTCGCGTATTTTGTGTCTTCGCTGAGGTCCCTCAGCCGCTTGATCTTATATGCTGCGGGTTGTTTTCGCCGGATAAGGGCTTTTTATATATATAGACCTGCGTTAAATGTAGCTGATGTTTATTGATTATAGACCATGCCGGCGGGCGGCACGCTGAAAGTTTCTTATGAAAATTTTAGAAAATAACTTGACTTACAGCTGACTCTAATATGTAGTCTCTTTTCACGGCGATGAAAAGAGCCGTGCGGCAGAAATTTCAGACGGGAAAAACGGCCCGCGAAAAAATACGCGCTCAAAGAGAGGGGGTGGCGGCGAAGTAGGGATATCTGAACATTAGCGGTCAGATGATGACGCACAAATTCCTCCCAGGGAACCGTCTTGGCGAAATGCTTCCGCTTCGGCCCGCCGTTTTTCCAAAGAGAACGGGTAACTAACATGAAGTAACCTTCTGACTGCGCGAAGGGAAGCATTTCCAAGAGACGGTATATCATTGAGAAGCAGCAAAGAATGAAAAGAGACAGTAACAAGGGGATCATAACGGCCATTTCTGCGAGTTTCCACGAAGGGGGCAATTAGGTCCCGCCCAACGCGTCCTTTATGAAAAGCGCGCGGAGGCGGGCCCATAGAGCGGCGCGTATAAACGCCGATTTCTTACGAGTGGGAAAAGAGATAAATAGTGATTTATCTTTTGGTTTTGCCCTTAAAGGCGCCCTCTGTTGAACAGAGTCCCGCAAACCGGACAACGCTATAAAAGCTCCCA is drawn from Cloacibacillus porcorum and contains these coding sequences:
- the larB gene encoding nickel pincer cofactor biosynthesis protein LarB, with the translated sequence MEKKELRELLERLSSGAASVDEVMMKLKGGPFRDLGFAKLDSHRALRQGVAEVIYGAGKTPRQIADIAAAMLEEGQRTVLITRMSAEAAAVVEKAVPLAYHEMGRVGIAGEMPEPDGRGKIVIATGGTSDMPVAEEAALTAEALGNEVTRLYDVGVAGLHRLLSHTDDVMTASAIVAIAGMEGALASVIGGLADCPVIAVPTSIGYGASFGGLSALLSMLNSCASGVSVVNIDNGFGAAYLASMINHIGVK
- a CDS encoding LarC family nickel insertion protein, producing the protein MKTLYLDCSMGAAGDMLTAALLELHPDPAAFLEKMNGLALPGVAVTAAPCVKCGITGTHVSVAVNGEEEESVEAGTPHGHEHRHCHEEAHGHEHTHSHPHPHEHGHGHGHGEAHHSHEGHSHAGMREIEHILSHLDLPEKVRADALAVYALIAEAEAKVHGRPVSEVHFHEVGAMDAAADITGVCLLLHELAPERIIASPVHVGSGHVHCAHGVLPVPAPAAAEILRGVPIYGGAVRGELCTPTGAALLKYFADDFAPLPVIKVSKIGYGMGKKDFAWANCVRAMIGEAEI
- a CDS encoding permease, producing MKQEIIYFSYYFATLFKEIAPFWAFGILLGSLISVFAKERIHGLLGAMQGARFGAFGVIPASILGIVSPLCMYGTIPIAASLSEKGLKDDWLAAFMMSSILLNPQLMIYSAALGKGALAVRTLSAFLCGAAAGLCVRYLSRGGNFFSFSGLQEAENRDTDPHMAMRLLKNILRNIKATGPYFLAGIFLAALFMRLVPPTAVAWLFGGDSGFGVLVAATAGVPLYACGGGTIPLLAEWMQSGMGLGAAAAFMITGPATKVTNLGALKIVLGMRNFLLYLLFIMVFAALTGLVTDFLV
- a CDS encoding MerR family transcriptional regulator, whose amino-acid sequence is MTISEAAERTGLSADTLRYYERIGLIPPVPRTESGLRAYGGETIEWINFIQQFKEIGMPLEAILNYVKLAMLGSGTRQERKVILLETRRSLMTKIDRLCSCLKQADYQLEHYDSLLLPETESTVKRWRQPEGAEEDRAV
- a CDS encoding MerR family transcriptional regulator; translation: MTIDEVCRSFHIDKERLQAYERGGLLNCGKDEDGSPDYGEGELRRLGMIHSLLNAGLETTTLEQNPVLLDEEGNCGERVRILKRQRCRLLEDIHARQRALDSLDYLIREIKKEGAQR
- a CDS encoding LysR family transcriptional regulator, whose amino-acid sequence is MVEVRVLRYFLTVVREESITKAAEMLHITQPTLSRQLAQFEEEVGVRLFHRGTRRIVLTNEGMLLRRRAEEIVDLIDKTERELLEQDELVDGTVTIGAGELASVQTLAELIKSAKIRYPLMRYELLTASADLTKERMDRGLTDIGLLLEPIDIEKYEFVRLKVKERWAVIMRPDDPLASQEYVRREDLLDAPLIFPMRGNVQSELFNWFGPSFDRRNIVVTSSMSTNASIMVEKGIGRSVTIEGGRPYLDRSRLVCLPLFPELRATSVLAWKRGQPFSLAAAKFIEHIKKTLA
- a CDS encoding cyclophilin-like fold protein, whose protein sequence is MKKLLALLCAAAFLAATPGAEASPRRIRLIFAGREAIVELYDNAAAASLVKMLPLTLDFEDYGGKERIAYPPEKLSAEGMPDSYAPKAGEMTVYAPWGNIAIFYKDHHSSGGLVPVGRFVSGAEAITVMGEGVRVEEIR
- a CDS encoding (R)-mandelonitrile lyase, which encodes MKNAKMQKFFMIAAVAVLFLSFSIEGASAAENAAKQNIIRVGAYPSAEGGAEIFTGRVRIDNLFPAQSPAKFSGAYVTFEPGARSNWHTHTVGQTLVVTSGIGLTQEWGGPIVEVHPGDVIQCPVGVKHWHGAAPKTSMTHLSVCEERDGKVVNWMEKVTDEQYRQYKGKN